The following coding sequences lie in one Spinacia oleracea cultivar Varoflay chromosome 1, BTI_SOV_V1, whole genome shotgun sequence genomic window:
- the LOC130465576 gene encoding uncharacterized protein, whose product MPRSKTVNVKEILQEDDDIQYPDSENIEYDDDDDDVVYEDDEDVNTDEDQDENWEQDENGDEDEDEDVNAGLVKPTGKGKKKPGVMVKSELVEIKTKGKKARIKAEVDANVPVDAENDVQILDGGCSTSNLTTQCRPTALLAVIETFNSNQIKSVSEIGFGWLLSLPTQTSKLDTTLFPWLIDHFDPVSWLFKIEAGKEFIFSPCDVHDVFLLPLHSDNPIVDSSTRTKDVGLKNQWRDYFKVKKNATIPLRLLEIKMGELVEGGEMFKRIFVMFAFSVFLAPIANRTADLGLVKVLEDVDEIKNLDWCGYVHERLCRAIRKHKTSGCQGNVGGCLWVLQVVYFHRLQFRGIAESCSLPLMKHWSGTKIHERLVLEKDSACFGSGLLNTVTYPVCQKLGFEEGFAKICGRHDAVNDDENHIRFVIPDGQLSNSAIQSISTDEILELLWQDSTNEAAMDQLLICWKEWIDIYNNGFDITCVDLVFVPFFRERHFFLFVLNLKTKTMQHVDNLVYDEAQIIDLESFSTTLVITSSQFKNVELPRQ is encoded by the exons ATGCCGAGAAGTAAAACTGTTAATGTGAAGGAGATTTTACAAGAAGATGATGACATTCAATATCCAGATTCAGAAAATATTGAatatgatgacgatgatgacgATGTTGTTTATGAAGATGATGAGGATGTTAATACTGATGAGGACCAGGACGAGAACTGGGAACAGGATGAGAACGGGGACGAGGACGAGGACGAGGATGTTAATGCTGGCTTGGTTAAACCGACAGGCAAAGGGAAGAAGAAGCCGGGAGTCATGGTTAAGAGTGAGTTGGTTGAAATAAAAACCAAAGGGAAGAAGGCAAGGATTAAGGCTGAGGTTGATGCTAATGTTCCTGTTGATGCTGAAAATGATGTCCAGAT CTTGGATGGGGGTTGCAGTACTTCAAACTTGACTACCCAGTGTAGACCAACTGCTTTGTTAGCTGTCATAGAAACATTCAATTCAAATCAAATTAAGTCTGTTTCAGAAATTGGATTCGGTTGGTTGTTATCTTTACCTACGCAAACTTCAAAGTTAGATACAACATTATTTCCCTGGTTGAttgatcattttgatcctgttAGTTGGTTGTTTAAAATTGAAGCTGGAAAGGAATTCATATTTAGTCCATGTGATGTGCATGATGTGTTTCTTCTCCCATTACATTCTGACAATCCTATTGTAGATAGCAGCACTAGGACTAAGGATGTAGGTTTGAAAAATCAGTGGAGAGACTActttaaagttaaaaaaaatgcaaCCATTCCATTGCGTCTGTTGGAGATTAAGATGGGTGAATTAGTGGAAGGTGGAGAAATGTTCAAGCGAATATTTGTGATGTTTGCATTCTCTGTTTTCTTAGCTCCTATAGCTAATAGGACTGCTGATTTgggtttagttaaagttcttgaGGATGTAGATGAAATAAAGAATCTTGATTGGTGTGGATATGTCCATGAGAGACTTTGTCGGGCTATTAGGAAGCATAAAACTTCAGGCTGCCAGGGTAACGTTGGTGGTTGTTTATGGGTTTTACAAGTTGTCTATTTTCATCGCCTTCAATTTAGAGGCATTGCAGAGAGTTGTAGTCTTCCGTTGATGAAGCATTGGTCTGGTACTAAAATTCATGAAAGGCTTGTTTTGGAAAAGGATTCAGCTTGCTTTGGCAGTGGTTTATTAAATACAGTGACCTACCCTGTTTGTCAAAAGTTGGGTTTTGAAGAAGGTTTTGCCAAGATTTGTGGTAGGCATGATGCTGTGAACGATGATGAGAACCATATACGGTTCGTCATTCCTGATGGGCAATTGTCAAATTCAGcaattcaatcaatttcaaCTGAT GAAATTTTGGAACTTCTTTGGCAAGATTCAACTAACGAGGCTGCTATGGATCAGCTTCTAATTTGTTGGAAAGAGTGGATTGATATTTACAACAATGGCTTTGACATCACCTGTGTTGATCTG gtttttgttcctttttttcgagaacgccactttttcctatttgTGTTGAATTTGAAAACCAAAACGATGCAACACGTGGACAATCTTGTGTATGATGAAGCTCAAATCattgatttggaaagtttttcaacaactCTGGTAATTACCTCTAGTCAATTTAAGAATGTTGAATTACCG AGGCAATAA
- the LOC130468518 gene encoding uncharacterized protein — MEEIEFDWKTAKGSDLDCGIYTMISMLTFEGIKCSCPDLKEPRKRIVLRAEICATLVLSDMNDKRAEVLNKLADFNSKRVDVYPHVVTRRKQKLANDRKLKKEASKKEKEVEKKAEENANENKKPEGKIAQENANENEKPEGNMAEMNNNVADVNDNAAEGNEQPLKTFTSRKRLKRNVADASVPENVGPPEKKQAPTKRTAKKPAA; from the exons ATGGAGGAGATTGAGTTTGATTGGAAGACTGCAAAAGGTTCTGACCTTGATTGTGGAATTTATACAATGATTAGTATGTTGACATTTGAAGGAATCAAATGTAGCTGTCCTGATTTGAAAGAG CCCCGTAAAAGGATTGTTCTGCGTGCCGAAATATGTGCCACACTTGTGTTATCTGACATGAATGACAAACGGGCAGAAGTTCTCAATAAACTTGCTGATTTCAATTCCAAACGAGTAGATGTCTATCCACATGTGGTAACCAGGAGGAAGCAAAAATTGGCAAATGATAGGAAGTTGAAGAAAGAAGCTTCCAAAAAGGAGAAGGAAGTTGAAAAGAAAGCAGAGGAGAATGCCAATGAGAACAAGAAACCAGAGGGTAAAATTGCACAGGAGAATGCCAATGAGAACGAGAAACCAGAGGGTAATATGGCAGAGATGAATAACAATGTGGCagatgtgaatgataatgcGGCAGAGGGCAACGAACAACCGTTGAAGACTTTTACTTCAAGAAAACGTCTTAAAAGGAATGTAGCAGATGCATCTGTCCCCGAAAATGTAGGACCACCAGAGAAGAAGCAAGCTCCTACCAAACGGACGGCAAAGAAACCTGCAGCATGA
- the LOC130465577 gene encoding protein FAR1-RELATED SEQUENCE 5-like has translation MGYTAETVEELLGFYEKHASEVGFSIRKGNTRFKVGTRIVLEKTYVCSAAGVTNNGKNKKKKVQTVVPVVPKKERKPRQVSITRTQCRACLRVKMNSEGRYEVVNHVIMHNHDLTRSQWHYLHRSERQITEEKREAIETMQKSGLSSTASFNYMAIEAGGEENLGHSKKDHLNYCTRLKMKQIEGGDAQEVTDIMYLELEGDPNFFFRFRLDEKGKLRSLFWRDFMMMEDYGIFGDIVVFDTTYRTNRYNLICAPIVGINNHWNNCMFGCAFIGDEKIESFVWLLQTFKKSMGGKSPISIFTDQDAAMNNAIHQVFPDSRHRLCVWHLHQNAITRFGALKRDPTFKKTFNYCLYKCVTVVEFETNWRSMLQQYELIGEEWFTNVYNLREKWCPALSKDFFSAGILSSQRSESTNHAIGFRANRTTSLTDFYRLFKGTIQRWRSTEKQAEFSCSKSVPSSALPLSGLLKHASEVYTLSLFRDFEEEFGYSIATTAKLICKQGLTFILIFLTLKHGTTNAENTEFYAVSIDEEPWSAQRVTYIHESQTVSCTCKNFEASGWLCYHCIRILHLHSVNRIPEQYIKKRWTKSAKSSVWNKLENEKPEEVQYTPWRQTMARKYYNLILKSQSNEETRTLMEDGYAASVSLVDELLASLNLSNTDDASTTETSATAAPETSATAAPETSATAAPETNATAAYETNSAPAGTHATTTSDTSVQQATSSEPATNTATEPPMVLDPERCTTKGRNKRPRGPFVKKKKGKTAAPPTADFGTITPNLRLF, from the exons ATGGGATACACTGCTGAAACAGTGGAGGAACTTCTAGGTTTCTACGAAAAACATGCTAGTGAGGTTGGGTTTTCCATAAGGAAAGGAAACACGAGATTCAAAGTTGGGACAAGAATCGTGCTTGAAAAGACATATGTTTGTTCAGCAGCAGGAGTAACAAACAAtggaaagaacaaaaagaaaaaagtgcaAACAGTTGTTCCTGTGGTgcccaaaaaagagagaaaaccaAGGCAAGTTTCGATCACGAGAACTCAATGTAGGGCTTGCTTGAGAGTGAAAATGAATTCTGAAGGCAGATATGAGGTTGTTAATCATGTGATAATGCACAACCATGATTTAACTAGAAGTCAATGGCACTACTTACATAGATCTGAAAGGCAAATAACGGAAGAGAAGAGGGAGGCAATTGAAACTATGCAAAAATCTG GTCTGTCATCCACGGCTTCCTTTAACTACATGGCAATTGAAGCTGGAGGTGAAGAAAATTTGGGACACTCGAAGAAAGACCATCTAAATTACTGCACGAggttaaaaatgaagcaaatagAAGGAGGTGATGCACAAGAAGTAACTGACATAATGTATTTAGAGCTTGAAGGTGACCCAAACTTCTTTTTTAGATTTAGATTGGATGAAAAAGGTAAATTGAGGAGTTTGTTTTGGAGGGACTTTATGATGATGGAAGACTATGGAATTTTTGGAGATATAGTGGTTTTTGACACGACGTATAGAACAAACAGGTATAACCTAATTTGTGCTCCAAtagttggaataaacaaccactgGAACAATTGCATGTTTGGTTGTGCATTCATAGGAGATGAAAAGATTGAGTCGTTTGTGTGGCTTCTacaaactttcaaaaagtcaatGGGGGGAAAAAGTCCAATATCAATCTTTACAGATCAAGATGCAGCAATGAACAATGCCATCCATCAG GTCTTTCCAGATTCAAGACACAGATTATGTGTATGGCATTTGCATCAGAATGCTATTACCAGATTTGGGGCATTGAAACGAGATCCAACTTTTAAGAAGACATTCAACTATTGCTTGTATAAGTGTGTCACAGTAGTTGAATTTGAAACCAATTGGAGATCAATGCTGCAACAATATGAGTTGATAGGGGAAGAGTGGTTTACAAATGTATACAATTTGAGAGAAAAATGGTGCCCTGCGCTAAGCAAAGACTTCTTTTCAGCTGGGATTTTGTCTTCACAACGAAGTGAAAGCACTAATCACGCCATCGGATTTAGAGCAAACAGAACAACCAGTTTAACTGATTTCTATAGATTGTTCAAAGGTACAATACAACGTTGGAGAAGTACAGAAAAGCAAGCTGAATTCTCTTGTAGTAAATCGGTTCCATCCTCGGCTTTACCACTATCTGGATTGTTGAAACATGCATCAGAAGTTTACACGTTGTCACTATTCAGAGACTTTGAGGAGGAATTTGGATATTCAATTGCAACAACAGCAAAATTAATTTGCAAACAAG ggctaacttttatattgatttTCCTAACTTTAAAACATGGTACTACTAATGCAGAAAATACTGAGTTCTATGCTGTGTCCATTGATGAAGAACCTTGGTCTGCACAGAGAGTAACATACATCCACGAGAGCCAAACAGTATCATGTACGTGTAAAAACTTTGAAGCTTCAGGATGGTTATGCTACCACTGCATTAGGATATTGCACCTTCATTCGGTTAACCGGATTCCAGAACAGTACATCAAAAAGAGGTGGACAAAATCTGCCAAGTCATCAGTTTGGAACaaattagaaaatgaaaaacCAGAAGAGGTGCAGTACACACCTTGGCGCCAAACCATGGCTAGGAAATACTACAACCTTATCTTGAAAAGCCAATCAAATGAGGAGACAAGAACCCTTATGGAGGATGGTTATGCCGCTAGTGTGTCTCTGGTTGATGAACTTCTAGCGTCATTAAATCTTTCAAACACTGACGACGCTTCAACCACAGAAACAAGTGCAACAGCAGCACCTGAAACAAGTGCAACAGCAGCACCTGAAACAAGTGCAACAGCAGCACCTGAAACAAATGCAACAGCAGCATATGAAACAAACTCAGCACCAGCAG GTACTCATGCAACAACAACAAGTGATACAAGTGTACAACAAGCAACAAGTTCTGAACCTGCAACAAACACAGCAACTGAACCTCCTATGGTATTGGATCCTGAACGTTGCACAACAAAAGGAAGGAACAAAAGACCACGAGGACCATTTGTCAAAAAGAAGAAGGGAAAAACTGCAGCGCCTCCAACAGCAGACTTTGGAACAATAACTCCAAATTTGAGATTATTTTGA